In Bombus pascuorum chromosome 13, iyBomPasc1.1, whole genome shotgun sequence, a single genomic region encodes these proteins:
- the LOC132913235 gene encoding chloride intracellular channel Clic: MADDSHENGTSNGDVPEIELIIKASTIDGRRKGACLFCQEYFMDLYLLAELKTISLKVTTVDMQKPPPDFRTNFQATPPPILIDNGDAILENEKIERHIMKNIPGGHNLFVQDKEVATLVENLFSKLKLLLLNAKDKDKDPKSSSLMAHLRKIDEHLGRKGTRFLTGDTMCCFDCELMPRLQHIRVAGKYFADFEIPETLVHLWRYMHHMYRLDAFLQSCPADQDIINHYKLQQSMKMKKHEELETPTFTTSIPIEVNDD; the protein is encoded by the exons ATGGCGGACGACAGCCACGAGAACGGCACGAGCAACGGCGACGTTCCCGAGATCGAGTTGATCATCAAG GCATCTACGATCGACGGTCGTCGAAAGGGTGCGTGCCTCTTCTGCCAGGAATACTTTATGGACCTGTATCTCCTCGCCGAATTGAAAACAATCTCTCTAAAGGTGACCACGGTCGACATGCAGAAACCGCCGCCCGATTTCCGTACCAATTTCCAGGCAACGCCGCCGCCGATCCTAATCGATAACGGCGACGCGATATTGGAAAACGAGAAAATCGAACGGCACATAATGAAGAACATTCCCGGTGGACACAATCTCTTCGTGCAAGACAAAGAAGTGGCTACGCTCGTTGAAAACTTGTTcagt AAATTGAAACTGTTACTACTGAACGCCAAGGATAAGGATAAAGATCCGAAATCATCGTCCCTGATGGCACACTTGCGCAAAATCGACGAGCATCTAGGTCGTAAGGGTACTCGTTTCCTCACAGGCGATACGATGTGCTGTTTCGACTGCGAACTTATGCCACGACTCCAACATATCAGGGTGGCCGGCAAATACTTTGCGGACTTTGAGATTCCGGAAACTTTAGTGCATCTATGGCGATATATGCACCATATGTACAGGCTGGATGCCTTCTTGCAAAGTTGCCCAGCTGATCAGGATATCATCAACCATTACAAGTTACAACAG AGCATGAAAATGAAGAAGCACGAAGAGCTAGAGACCCCGACATTCACCACTAGTATTCCAATCGAGGTCAACGACGACTAG
- the LOC132913216 gene encoding uncharacterized protein LOC132913216 isoform X1: MSGRVQKESADDSDRIDDAVDPRVQIELERLNTATDDINKLEVDLDEARATFRELLCESTVKIDSLAKKLGACIEKSRPYYDARFKAKEALHETQKAAIRFERANSQHAAAKEMVYLAEEGLRTEGRCFDHAWQEMLNHATARVNESEHERALSEAEHRNTTALYHKAEHEVQRLQRELKRAIAKSSMGARRSLLLINSIAYRHNLLMLPYYEMKAHFNQMLEEQKLRVSALERSVGEAKMTYAEALRNLEKISDEIHRTRKYDGADDFDKSSRDTVGQPSLQPNAGTPTDSSVTGSPDSTDYTSDEYLRLPDKMSPSTQCPVPTRIDREPSSEYLGLSNLNVSSTEPRKYIKRDRPKSIAATDTKHIITLNQTSSSTSRLSDLSNILSPIEKRVKIQTPVDLKSTNNTVQNGEEWTEISLNNSPDEVYYNNEVYSDEEDQIPYKPLPMDLTPESNNPPTNGANIQSFSEAASRKKLVTQKSLPAMPKGNEVSLSSEKKTEVTRSPSVKSKSKLDTSLANWITRSSAGSEASGGSSANSSRRQSLDMLWSAGTGERVKEFLNHGMMMLNISSLTERRFNEPKIAERDKERSEKSEKVEGKGKKVPSPLEKTMTYLNADEETSDSESLASVEMLTEDQISSLMMEPDMNQVCQEILGTPLVEVCPLLQQLQQQQ, translated from the exons ATGAGTGGACGTGTGCAAAAAGAGAGTGCCGATGATTCCGATCGTATCGACGATGCAGTGGATCCTAGAGTACAG ATTGAACTTGAAAGATTGAATACTGCTACTGACGATATCAACAAGCTTGAGGTTGACTTAGAc GAAGCAAGAGCAACTTTTAGGGAATTACTTTGTGAATCTACGGTAAAAATTGATAGCTTAGCTAAGAAACTCGGCGCGTGCATTGAAAAATCTAGGCCATATTACGATGCCAGATTCAAAGCAAAAGAA GCTTTACACGAAACACAAAAGGCTGCAATTAGATTTGAAAGAGCCAATAGTCAGCATGCAGCAGCCAAAGAGATGGTTTACTTAGCCGAAGAAGGATTAAGGACAGAGGGAAGATGTTTCGATCATGCTTGGCAG gaGATGTTAAATCACGCAACTGCCAGAGTTAATGAATCCGAGCACGAGAGAGCTTTGTCGGAAGCAGAACATAGAAACACTACTGCTCTATATCATAAAGCAGAACACGAGGTTCAAAGATTGCAACGTGAATTAAAACGTGCAATTGCTAAATCCAG TATGGGTGCACGTCGCAGCTTGCTTCTGATAAACAGTATCGCCTACAGGCACAACTTGCTCATGTT GccatattacgaaatgaaagCGCATTTTAATCAAATGCTGGAAGAGCAAAAGTTAAGAGTAAGCGCATTAGAAAGATCAGTGGGTGAAGCTAAAATGACTTACGCCGAAGCTCTGAGGAACTTGGAAAAGATCAGCGATGAAATCCATAGG ACTAGGAAGTATGATGGAGCAGACGATTTCGATAAATCTTCGAGAGATACCGTTGGCCAACCTTCTCTACAGCCCAATGCGGGAACTCCAACTGATTCTAGCGTTACCGGATCACCTGATAGTACAGATTATACTAGCGACGAGTACTTGCGCCTTCCCGATAAGATGAGTCCTAGTACACAATGTCCTGTGCCTACAAGA ATCGATAGAGAGCCTTCTTCCGAGTATTTGGGCCTAAGTAACTTGAATGTTTCATCCACAGAGCCGCGGAAATATATCAAACGAGACCGTCCAAAAAGCATTGCAGCAACCGATACGAAACATATCATAACACTAAATCAAACAAGTTCTTCAACCTCACGGTTGTCAGACTTGTCGAATATTCTATCGCCGATAGAAAAACGAGTGAAAATACAAACGCCAGTGGATTTAAAAAGCACTAATAACACTGTACAAAACGGGGAGGAATGGACAGAAAttagtttaaataattctccGGACGAAGTATATTACAATAACGAAGTATACTCGGACGAAGAAGATCAAATTCCTTATAAACCGCTACCAATGGACTTGACTCCAGAAAGTAACAACCCACCCACCAATGGTGCAAATATTCAGTCGTTCAGTGAAGCAGCTAGTCGAAAGAAATTAGTAACCCAAAAGTCATTACCTGCTATGCCGAAAGGAAACGAAGTTAGTTTAAGCAGTGAAAAGAAAACGGAAGTAACAAGGAGTCCGTCAGTGAAAAGTAAAAGCAAACTCGATACCAGTTTAGCTAATTGGATAACCAGAAGTTCAGCTGGCAGTGAAGCCAGTGGAGGCAGTTCGG CAAACTCAAGTAGAAGACAGTCCCTTGATATGTTATGGAGTGCCGGCACAGGAGAACGGGTGAAGGAATTCCTCAATCACGGAATGATGATGTTGAACATATCTAGCCTTACGGAACGACGTTTCAACGAACCAAAGATAGCAGAGAGAGACAAGGAGAGATCTGAAAAGTCTGAGAAAGTGGAAGGGAAGGGGAAGAAAGTTCCTAGTCCATTAGAAAAAACAATGACCTATCTTAATGCGGACGAGGAAACATCCGATAGCGAAAGCTTAGCAAG CGTGGAAATGTTAACGGAGGATCAGATTTCTTCGCTTATGATGGAACCCGACATGAATCAAGTATGTCAAGAAATTCTAGGGACACCTTTAGTCGAGGTTTGTCCGTTATTGCAACAActgcaacaacaacaatag
- the LOC132913229 gene encoding PTB domain-containing engulfment adapter protein 1-like produces MRNSTLLKWAQNSANSKNQTSKNGTNRNWIHPPDALQKGHIAYLVKYLGSTEVDQPKGIEVVKEAICKLKFNQQLRKSEGTKTPKVELTISIDGVAIQEPKTKTSAKRIMHQYPLHRISYCADDKGEKKFFSFIAKEEDAERHTCFVFVSDKLAEEITLTIGQAFDLAYRRFLETSGKDLETQRRCMVLQQKIKRLEHENNVYRQRLQDIAAIKGSADVSAYLSQHDLPDILHVPGAINETTQVNGLANKSSLGNINDSNGNTSNGSQQPPPVPPRSFEKTFDDNFIGSEPTPTPSVGTKLEGLLMDEFEEDFNPRAYETAANGLTNHQSSHNSLLNGQVSSNSNFFSQSNGTTSPPPLLAPPPKAKDSRRQNGLKEDLFGSIPFNPTPSVNAKNEFNDPFEMGEFGATTAISNPSQQELENAIGLLDKKLLEMKDGFSRGLSIDTDDFSLESLDPLRN; encoded by the exons ATGAGAAACTCAACGTTATTGAAATGGGCGCAGAACTCAGCCAACAGTAAAAATCAAACCAGCAAGAATG GAACGAATAGGAATTGGATACACCCACCAGATGCGCTCCAAAAAGGCCACATCGCCTACTTAGTCAAG TATCTGGGCAGCACAGAAGTGGATCAACCTAAAGGCATCGAGGTTGTCAAAGAAGCTATTTGTAAGCTCAAGTTTAATCAACAGTTGAGGAAAAGCGAAGGAACGAAAACACCTAAGGTGGAACTGACCATAAGCATCGACGGAGTTGCAATTCAGGAgccgaaaacgaaaacatcgGCAAAG CGAATTATGCACCAATATCCACTACACAGAATATCGTACTGTGCTGATGATAAAGGCGAGAAAAAGTTCTTCAGCTTTATCGCAAAAGAGGAAGACGCCGAGAGGCATACTTGCTTCGTCTTCGTTAGCGATAAATTAGCTGAAGAGATCACGTTGACGATCGGCCAAGCCTTTGACTTGGCCTACAGGCGGTTCTTAGAAACATCGGGCAAAGATTTGGAAACGCAAAGGCGCTGCATGGTGCTGcagcaaaaaataaaacgattggAACAcgagaataacgtatatcgccaGCGGTTACAGGACATAGCTGCTATCAAAGGATCG GCTGATGTGTCAGCATACTTGTCGCAACACGATCTTCCGGATATTCTGCACGTGCCTGGCGCCATCAACGAAACAACGCAAGTAAATGGCTTGGCAAATAAATCTTCCCTTGGTAATATAAACGACAGTAATGGGAATACCTCGAATGGATCGCAGCAACCACCCCCGGTTCCTCCAAGGAGTTTCGAGAAAACGTTCGACGATAACTTTATCGG GAGCGAACCTACACCAACACCGTCGGTTGGTACCAAATTGGAAGGGCTGTTGATGGACGAATTCGAGGAGGATTTCAACCCTAGAGCATACGAAACTGCAGCAAATGGTTTGACAAATCATCAATCCAGTCATAACAGTCTTCTAAATGGTCAAGTGTCCTCCAATTCCAACTTTTTCTCACAAAGCAATGGCACTACAAGTCCACCACCATTGC TGGCTCCACCGCCGAAAGCGAAGGATTCCAGACGTCAAAATGGGCTGAAAGAAGATTTATTTGGTAGTATTCCTTTCAATCCCACGCCATCCGTTAACGCAAAAAATGAATTCAATGATCCATTTGAAATGGGCGAATTCGGAGCTACAACGGCGATTTCTAATCCTAGCCAACAAGAATTAGAAAATGCGATTGGTCTTTTAGATAAGAAGCTGCTCGAAATGAAG GATGGTTTTAGTAGAGGTCTGTCGATCGATACCGATGACTTTTCGTTGGAAAGTTTGGATCCGTTGCGAAATTGA
- the LOC132913216 gene encoding uncharacterized protein LOC132913216 isoform X2: MSGRVQKESADDSDRIDDAVDPRVQIELERLNTATDDINKLEVDLDEARATFRELLCESTVKIDSLAKKLGACIEKSRPYYDARFKAKEALHETQKAAIRFERANSQHAAAKEMVYLAEEGLRTEGRCFDHAWQEMLNHATARVNESEHERALSEAEHRNTTALYHKAEHEVQRLQRELKRAIAKSRPYYEMKAHFNQMLEEQKLRVSALERSVGEAKMTYAEALRNLEKISDEIHRTRKYDGADDFDKSSRDTVGQPSLQPNAGTPTDSSVTGSPDSTDYTSDEYLRLPDKMSPSTQCPVPTRIDREPSSEYLGLSNLNVSSTEPRKYIKRDRPKSIAATDTKHIITLNQTSSSTSRLSDLSNILSPIEKRVKIQTPVDLKSTNNTVQNGEEWTEISLNNSPDEVYYNNEVYSDEEDQIPYKPLPMDLTPESNNPPTNGANIQSFSEAASRKKLVTQKSLPAMPKGNEVSLSSEKKTEVTRSPSVKSKSKLDTSLANWITRSSAGSEASGGSSANSSRRQSLDMLWSAGTGERVKEFLNHGMMMLNISSLTERRFNEPKIAERDKERSEKSEKVEGKGKKVPSPLEKTMTYLNADEETSDSESLASVEMLTEDQISSLMMEPDMNQVCQEILGTPLVEVCPLLQQLQQQQ, encoded by the exons ATGAGTGGACGTGTGCAAAAAGAGAGTGCCGATGATTCCGATCGTATCGACGATGCAGTGGATCCTAGAGTACAG ATTGAACTTGAAAGATTGAATACTGCTACTGACGATATCAACAAGCTTGAGGTTGACTTAGAc GAAGCAAGAGCAACTTTTAGGGAATTACTTTGTGAATCTACGGTAAAAATTGATAGCTTAGCTAAGAAACTCGGCGCGTGCATTGAAAAATCTAGGCCATATTACGATGCCAGATTCAAAGCAAAAGAA GCTTTACACGAAACACAAAAGGCTGCAATTAGATTTGAAAGAGCCAATAGTCAGCATGCAGCAGCCAAAGAGATGGTTTACTTAGCCGAAGAAGGATTAAGGACAGAGGGAAGATGTTTCGATCATGCTTGGCAG gaGATGTTAAATCACGCAACTGCCAGAGTTAATGAATCCGAGCACGAGAGAGCTTTGTCGGAAGCAGAACATAGAAACACTACTGCTCTATATCATAAAGCAGAACACGAGGTTCAAAGATTGCAACGTGAATTAAAACGTGCAATTGCTAAATCCAG GccatattacgaaatgaaagCGCATTTTAATCAAATGCTGGAAGAGCAAAAGTTAAGAGTAAGCGCATTAGAAAGATCAGTGGGTGAAGCTAAAATGACTTACGCCGAAGCTCTGAGGAACTTGGAAAAGATCAGCGATGAAATCCATAGG ACTAGGAAGTATGATGGAGCAGACGATTTCGATAAATCTTCGAGAGATACCGTTGGCCAACCTTCTCTACAGCCCAATGCGGGAACTCCAACTGATTCTAGCGTTACCGGATCACCTGATAGTACAGATTATACTAGCGACGAGTACTTGCGCCTTCCCGATAAGATGAGTCCTAGTACACAATGTCCTGTGCCTACAAGA ATCGATAGAGAGCCTTCTTCCGAGTATTTGGGCCTAAGTAACTTGAATGTTTCATCCACAGAGCCGCGGAAATATATCAAACGAGACCGTCCAAAAAGCATTGCAGCAACCGATACGAAACATATCATAACACTAAATCAAACAAGTTCTTCAACCTCACGGTTGTCAGACTTGTCGAATATTCTATCGCCGATAGAAAAACGAGTGAAAATACAAACGCCAGTGGATTTAAAAAGCACTAATAACACTGTACAAAACGGGGAGGAATGGACAGAAAttagtttaaataattctccGGACGAAGTATATTACAATAACGAAGTATACTCGGACGAAGAAGATCAAATTCCTTATAAACCGCTACCAATGGACTTGACTCCAGAAAGTAACAACCCACCCACCAATGGTGCAAATATTCAGTCGTTCAGTGAAGCAGCTAGTCGAAAGAAATTAGTAACCCAAAAGTCATTACCTGCTATGCCGAAAGGAAACGAAGTTAGTTTAAGCAGTGAAAAGAAAACGGAAGTAACAAGGAGTCCGTCAGTGAAAAGTAAAAGCAAACTCGATACCAGTTTAGCTAATTGGATAACCAGAAGTTCAGCTGGCAGTGAAGCCAGTGGAGGCAGTTCGG CAAACTCAAGTAGAAGACAGTCCCTTGATATGTTATGGAGTGCCGGCACAGGAGAACGGGTGAAGGAATTCCTCAATCACGGAATGATGATGTTGAACATATCTAGCCTTACGGAACGACGTTTCAACGAACCAAAGATAGCAGAGAGAGACAAGGAGAGATCTGAAAAGTCTGAGAAAGTGGAAGGGAAGGGGAAGAAAGTTCCTAGTCCATTAGAAAAAACAATGACCTATCTTAATGCGGACGAGGAAACATCCGATAGCGAAAGCTTAGCAAG CGTGGAAATGTTAACGGAGGATCAGATTTCTTCGCTTATGATGGAACCCGACATGAATCAAGTATGTCAAGAAATTCTAGGGACACCTTTAGTCGAGGTTTGTCCGTTATTGCAACAActgcaacaacaacaatag